The following proteins are encoded in a genomic region of Amia ocellicauda isolate fAmiCal2 chromosome 6, fAmiCal2.hap1, whole genome shotgun sequence:
- the tmprss6 gene encoding transmembrane protease serine 6 isoform X1 — translation MAGENGFTDLVGAANSAKEQPNHAGENGLAPPPPWTGAGLPKLCWVVAPISIVLLLAGGGVVAWYFLEYRLWVLERRVSLHYTSSLCILNRNFSQELTSQGSPAFRAEAKALQDTMQQLVQSSDLSRYYNSSSVFAFGEGSVVAYFSLVLSVPESLQDRVTDSRVNDSLHCSLSAKGNGGSVANLGGHLLLIDSLFITECDSKVTDVLKASFGCSRYMSVRPGEFSELPGPDPRQAACLWLLQALPGQRVELRLQWVLPECRDRLLIYDSGTPSHTSFLTSLYGCSRQEPVVVLMSSGAVMSVVWRQGQYSYYDPFRLSARATPPQDCSANITLNPQSGVQGSVSTPHYPSYYPPDTSCTWRFTVPSVGYGLALHFEGYKLQRASYNQVCTQGQWMIQNRRLCGNRILQPYAERINLLSPSTTISMTSQVSLTGPGVKVLYSLYNKSDPCPGQFLCADNGLCVPACDGIEDCPENGLDERNCVCSAQYQCPEDSRCVEYYKLCDEHPDCLEGLDEVNCTEGVQCSTTTYLCADGTCLKKPNPECDFVSDCPDLSDEKRCDCGLQHLSSRVVGGVNSSEGEWPWQASLRVKGRHLCGGTLISNQWVVSAAHCFQDDSLSSPSQWTVYLGSVSLSQGGPGQASYAVQEIRTHRYYDDETHDYDLALLRLDRAVAPPTAARPACLPPPSHHLEPGLLCWVTGWGAQKEGGPNSNVLQKVDVRLISQDICSHSYSYRISPRMICAGYPDGKKDACQGDSGGPLVCREPSGRWFLAGVVSWGVGCGRPHYYGVYTRITKMVAWIREMAF, via the exons ATGGCTGGAGAAAATGGATTTACTGACTTGGTAGGTGCCGCCAACTCCGCGAAAGAACAACCTAACCAC GCAGGTGAAAATGGACTGGCCCCTCCCCCTCCTTGGACAGGGGCGGGACTTCCCAAGCTCTGCTGGGTGGTTGCACCAATCAGCATTGTCTTGCTGCTGGCTGGGGGTGGGGTCGTGGCCTGGTACTTTCTGG AGTACAGGTTGTGGGTCCTGGAACGCCGCGTGTCTCTGCACTACACCTCCAGCCTCTGCATTCTGAACAGGAACTTCTCCCAGGAGCTGACCTCCCAAGGCAGCCCTGCATTCAGAGCCGAGGCCAAAGCCCTGCAGGACACA ATGCAGCAGCTGGTGCAGTCCTCAGACCTGTCCCGCTACTACAACTCCAGCTCGGTCTTTGCCTTCGG GGAGGGCAGTGTGGTGGCGTACTTCTCCCTGGTGCTGTCAGTACCGGAGAGCCTCCAGGATAGGGTGACGGATAGCAGGGTGAACGACAGCCTGCACTGTAGCTTGAGTGCAAAGGGCAATGGGGGCAGCGTGGCAAACCTGGGTGGGCACCTGCTGCTCATCGACTCCCTCTTCATCACCG AATGTGACTCCAAAGTTACAGATGTCTTGAAAGCTTCTTTTG GCTGTTCCCGGTACATGTCGGTGCGCCCTGGTGAGTTCAGTGAGCTACCAGGCCCTGACCCCCGGCAGGCAGCCTGCCTGTGGCTGCTGCAGGCCCTCCCCGGGCAGCGCGTGGAGCTGCGGTTGCAGTGGGTCCTGCCTGAGTGCCGCGACCGGCTGCTCATCTACGACTCCGGCACTCCCTCCCACACCAGCTTCCTCACCTC tctgtatGGCTGCAGTAGGCAGGAGCCAGTGGTTGTTCTGATGTCCTCGGGGGCGGTGATGTCTGTGGTATGGCGGCAGGGCCAGTACAGCTACTATGACCCCTTCCGGCTGTCTGCCCGGGCCACGCCCCCTCAGG ACTGTTCTGCCAATATCACCCTAAATCCGCAGTCTGGAGTCCAGGGCAGTGTCAGCACCCCCCACTACCCCAGCTACTACCCCCCGGACACCTCCTGTACATGGCGCTTCACT gTGCCATCAGTGGGGTATGGGTTGGCGTTGCACTTTGAGGGTTACAAGCTGCAGAGAGCCAGCTACAACCAGGTCTGCACCCAGGGCCAGTGGATGATCCAGAACCGCAG GCTGTGTGGCAACCGCATTCTACAGCCTTATGCAGAGAGAATCAACCTGTTGTCTCCCTCAACAACCATATCCATGACTTCGCAGGTATCCCTCACAGGGCCAGGAGTGAAGGTGCTCTACAGCCTCTACAACAAATCAGACC CCTGTCCCGGCCAGTTCCTGTGTGCAGACAATGGCCTGTGTGTCCCTGCCTGCGATGGCATCGAGGACTGTCCTGAGAATGGCCTGGATGAGAGAAACTGCG TGTGCTCGGCTCAGTACCAGTGTCCCGAGGACAGCCGTTGTGTGGAATACTACAAGTTGTGCGATGAGCATCCCGACTGCCTAGAGGGCCTGGATGAGGTGAACTGCACCGAGG gtgtgcagtgcagcaccACCACCTACCTGTGCGCGGACGGCACCTGCCTGAAGAAGCCCAACCCTGAGTGCGACTTTGTGTCCGACTGCCCGGACCTGTCCGACGAGAAGCGCTGTG ACTGTGGGCTGCAGCATCTCTCCAGCCGTGTGGTGGGTGGGGTCAACTCCTCAGAGGGGGAGTGGCCATGGCAGGCTAGTCTCCGGGTCAAAGGGCGCCACCTGTGTGGGGGAACGTTGATCTCCAACCAGTGGGTTGTCTCCGCGGCACACTGTTTCCAGGATGACAG TCTGTCCTCCCCATCCCAGTGGACAGTGTACCTGGGGTCGGTGTCTCTGAGCCAGGGGGGCCCAGGCCAGGCCTCCTATGCAGTGCAGGAGATCCGGACGCACCGTTACTATGACGACGAGACCCACGACTACGACCTGGCGCTGCTCAGGCTGGACCGGGCTGTGGCCCCCCCCACTGCCGCCCGGCCCGCCTGCCTGCCACCCCCTTCTCACCACCTGGAGCCCGGCTTGCTTTGCTGGGTCACCGGCTGGGGAGCTCAGAAGGAAGGAG GGCCGAATAGTAATGTGCTTCAGAAGGTGGATGTGAGGCTCATCAGTCAGGACATCTGCAGCCATTCCTACAGCTACAGGATATCTCCCAGGATGATTTGCGCCGGCTACCCTGATGGCAAGAAGGATGCCTgccag ggcGACTCTGGGGGTCCTCTGGTTTGCAGGGAGCCCTCTGGCCGCTGGTTCCTGGCAGGGGTGGTGAGCTGGGGTGTGGGCTGCGGACGGCCCCACTACTACGGTGTCTACACCCGCATCACCAAGATGGTCGCCTGGATCCGAGAGATGGCCTTCTGA
- the tmprss6 gene encoding transmembrane protease serine 6 isoform X2 — protein sequence MAGENGFTDLAGENGLAPPPPWTGAGLPKLCWVVAPISIVLLLAGGGVVAWYFLEYRLWVLERRVSLHYTSSLCILNRNFSQELTSQGSPAFRAEAKALQDTMQQLVQSSDLSRYYNSSSVFAFGEGSVVAYFSLVLSVPESLQDRVTDSRVNDSLHCSLSAKGNGGSVANLGGHLLLIDSLFITECDSKVTDVLKASFGCSRYMSVRPGEFSELPGPDPRQAACLWLLQALPGQRVELRLQWVLPECRDRLLIYDSGTPSHTSFLTSLYGCSRQEPVVVLMSSGAVMSVVWRQGQYSYYDPFRLSARATPPQDCSANITLNPQSGVQGSVSTPHYPSYYPPDTSCTWRFTVPSVGYGLALHFEGYKLQRASYNQVCTQGQWMIQNRRLCGNRILQPYAERINLLSPSTTISMTSQVSLTGPGVKVLYSLYNKSDPCPGQFLCADNGLCVPACDGIEDCPENGLDERNCVCSAQYQCPEDSRCVEYYKLCDEHPDCLEGLDEVNCTEGVQCSTTTYLCADGTCLKKPNPECDFVSDCPDLSDEKRCDCGLQHLSSRVVGGVNSSEGEWPWQASLRVKGRHLCGGTLISNQWVVSAAHCFQDDSLSSPSQWTVYLGSVSLSQGGPGQASYAVQEIRTHRYYDDETHDYDLALLRLDRAVAPPTAARPACLPPPSHHLEPGLLCWVTGWGAQKEGGPNSNVLQKVDVRLISQDICSHSYSYRISPRMICAGYPDGKKDACQGDSGGPLVCREPSGRWFLAGVVSWGVGCGRPHYYGVYTRITKMVAWIREMAF from the exons ATGGCTGGAGAAAATGGATTTACTGACTTG GCAGGTGAAAATGGACTGGCCCCTCCCCCTCCTTGGACAGGGGCGGGACTTCCCAAGCTCTGCTGGGTGGTTGCACCAATCAGCATTGTCTTGCTGCTGGCTGGGGGTGGGGTCGTGGCCTGGTACTTTCTGG AGTACAGGTTGTGGGTCCTGGAACGCCGCGTGTCTCTGCACTACACCTCCAGCCTCTGCATTCTGAACAGGAACTTCTCCCAGGAGCTGACCTCCCAAGGCAGCCCTGCATTCAGAGCCGAGGCCAAAGCCCTGCAGGACACA ATGCAGCAGCTGGTGCAGTCCTCAGACCTGTCCCGCTACTACAACTCCAGCTCGGTCTTTGCCTTCGG GGAGGGCAGTGTGGTGGCGTACTTCTCCCTGGTGCTGTCAGTACCGGAGAGCCTCCAGGATAGGGTGACGGATAGCAGGGTGAACGACAGCCTGCACTGTAGCTTGAGTGCAAAGGGCAATGGGGGCAGCGTGGCAAACCTGGGTGGGCACCTGCTGCTCATCGACTCCCTCTTCATCACCG AATGTGACTCCAAAGTTACAGATGTCTTGAAAGCTTCTTTTG GCTGTTCCCGGTACATGTCGGTGCGCCCTGGTGAGTTCAGTGAGCTACCAGGCCCTGACCCCCGGCAGGCAGCCTGCCTGTGGCTGCTGCAGGCCCTCCCCGGGCAGCGCGTGGAGCTGCGGTTGCAGTGGGTCCTGCCTGAGTGCCGCGACCGGCTGCTCATCTACGACTCCGGCACTCCCTCCCACACCAGCTTCCTCACCTC tctgtatGGCTGCAGTAGGCAGGAGCCAGTGGTTGTTCTGATGTCCTCGGGGGCGGTGATGTCTGTGGTATGGCGGCAGGGCCAGTACAGCTACTATGACCCCTTCCGGCTGTCTGCCCGGGCCACGCCCCCTCAGG ACTGTTCTGCCAATATCACCCTAAATCCGCAGTCTGGAGTCCAGGGCAGTGTCAGCACCCCCCACTACCCCAGCTACTACCCCCCGGACACCTCCTGTACATGGCGCTTCACT gTGCCATCAGTGGGGTATGGGTTGGCGTTGCACTTTGAGGGTTACAAGCTGCAGAGAGCCAGCTACAACCAGGTCTGCACCCAGGGCCAGTGGATGATCCAGAACCGCAG GCTGTGTGGCAACCGCATTCTACAGCCTTATGCAGAGAGAATCAACCTGTTGTCTCCCTCAACAACCATATCCATGACTTCGCAGGTATCCCTCACAGGGCCAGGAGTGAAGGTGCTCTACAGCCTCTACAACAAATCAGACC CCTGTCCCGGCCAGTTCCTGTGTGCAGACAATGGCCTGTGTGTCCCTGCCTGCGATGGCATCGAGGACTGTCCTGAGAATGGCCTGGATGAGAGAAACTGCG TGTGCTCGGCTCAGTACCAGTGTCCCGAGGACAGCCGTTGTGTGGAATACTACAAGTTGTGCGATGAGCATCCCGACTGCCTAGAGGGCCTGGATGAGGTGAACTGCACCGAGG gtgtgcagtgcagcaccACCACCTACCTGTGCGCGGACGGCACCTGCCTGAAGAAGCCCAACCCTGAGTGCGACTTTGTGTCCGACTGCCCGGACCTGTCCGACGAGAAGCGCTGTG ACTGTGGGCTGCAGCATCTCTCCAGCCGTGTGGTGGGTGGGGTCAACTCCTCAGAGGGGGAGTGGCCATGGCAGGCTAGTCTCCGGGTCAAAGGGCGCCACCTGTGTGGGGGAACGTTGATCTCCAACCAGTGGGTTGTCTCCGCGGCACACTGTTTCCAGGATGACAG TCTGTCCTCCCCATCCCAGTGGACAGTGTACCTGGGGTCGGTGTCTCTGAGCCAGGGGGGCCCAGGCCAGGCCTCCTATGCAGTGCAGGAGATCCGGACGCACCGTTACTATGACGACGAGACCCACGACTACGACCTGGCGCTGCTCAGGCTGGACCGGGCTGTGGCCCCCCCCACTGCCGCCCGGCCCGCCTGCCTGCCACCCCCTTCTCACCACCTGGAGCCCGGCTTGCTTTGCTGGGTCACCGGCTGGGGAGCTCAGAAGGAAGGAG GGCCGAATAGTAATGTGCTTCAGAAGGTGGATGTGAGGCTCATCAGTCAGGACATCTGCAGCCATTCCTACAGCTACAGGATATCTCCCAGGATGATTTGCGCCGGCTACCCTGATGGCAAGAAGGATGCCTgccag ggcGACTCTGGGGGTCCTCTGGTTTGCAGGGAGCCCTCTGGCCGCTGGTTCCTGGCAGGGGTGGTGAGCTGGGGTGTGGGCTGCGGACGGCCCCACTACTACGGTGTCTACACCCGCATCACCAAGATGGTCGCCTGGATCCGAGAGATGGCCTTCTGA